In Dermacentor andersoni chromosome 4, qqDerAnde1_hic_scaffold, whole genome shotgun sequence, the following proteins share a genomic window:
- the LOC129386363 gene encoding uncharacterized protein, whose protein sequence is MKPVPLFLLAFRIVAMQAHDLAPRTFGFVHSHPAQLQGHHGYSMSIQAHGNSHHALPAHHGLHVGHVHQGHGHVVHQVQGQFSNAHQHEVDQAHQHSSHQQSAAPHSATAPIASNVNTVSVLMCRVVKVPVNATAPAAPPTHHSGSSSNQHVGSHIATSISHVFGKVVNPVVALLQNASVWLNRTAHRHQSATGLHPHQHTAAVPHSVIKKLAVIGQLNHRTASSASVTARPSVPSDATTAPSRKTAVPSAVPAATTRSRPTTNMLTLAPVLVSTLGAPALTLGVQHARADTFPNSPSTTASADLPTSVTEEVSSKSIVTDHVARTTTTASESALARTVMSNRATLSTTTPASAADTTKPDLGLLNLRANPFTIPAATISSVDLPASIHQEVSSTNRVSVATEAALSESTFPVTDTTTETTARATLSTSAFTSGLDLKTHALGSLDARADAFTALVTSTDVSPFGPAHREPAASATATSTITNDPTPLFTESNTRAVPTYVPENPAASTLPVDLGAVSVRLARFTSASPSAATPPSLPANEAPPTVVTAEDIAVTTATDSAITHPAMALSQTSTPASSPPERSTVIDARSVRPKTR, encoded by the coding sequence ATGAAGCCCGTGCCACTATTTCTGTTGGCCTTTCGCATCGTCGCGATGCAGGCGCACGATCTTGCCCCACGAACCTTCGGCTTCGTGCACAGCCACCCGGCACAGCTGCAGGGCCATCATGGCTACAGCATGTCAATCCAGGCTCATGGGAACTCCCATCACGCTTTACCGGCTCACCATGGTTTGCACGTTGGCCATGTTCACCAAGGCCACGGGCATGTAGTACATCAAGTACAGGGTCAGTTCTCCAACGCTCACCAGCACGAAGTTGACCAGGCGCATCAGCACAGTAGCCACCAGCAATCTGCCGCGCCTCATTCCGCAACTGCGCCCATTGCATCGAACGTAAACACTGTCTCAGTCTTGATGTGCCGCGTCGTCAAGGTTCCTGTTAATGCCACGGCTCCTGCTGCGCCGCCGACGCATCACTCCGGCTCTTCTAGCAACCAGCACGTCGGTAGCCATATCGCTACTTCCATTAGTCATGTCTTCGGCAAGGTAGTCAACCCGGTTGTGGCCCTCCTACAGAACGCCTCTGTTTGGCTGAACCGCACGGCTCACCGACATCAGAGTGCCACTGGTCTTCACCCCCACCAGCACACTGCTGCTGTGCCCCATTCCGTCATCAAAAAGCTGGCTGTCATCGGACAGCTCAACCATCGCACGGCGAGCTCTGCCTCGGTGACCGCTCGTCCATCAGTCCCTAGTGATGCAACCACAGCACCCAGTCGTAAAACTGCAGTTCCAAGCGCGGTGCCCGCGGCGACAACTCGTTCCCGCCCGACGACAAACATGCTGACGCTCGCTCCTGTACTAGTCAGCACACTGGGCGCCCCTGCTCTTACTTTAGGCGTCCAGCATGCGCGTGCCGACACCTTTCCTAACTCGCCTTCGACAACTGCTTCAGCCGATCTGCCTACTTCCGTCACTGAAGAGGTGTCGTCGAAAAGCATTGTAACAGACCATGTTGCTCGCACTACAACGACGGCCTCGGAGTCCGCCTTGGCAAGAACCGTGATGTCTAATCGTGCTACCTTATCTACCACAACCCCGGCTAGCGCTGCTGACACTACAAAGCCCGACCTAGGTCTCCTCAATCTGCGCGCCAACCCCTTCACTATCCCGGCTGCCACAATCTCTTCGGTTGACCTGCCTGCTTCCATTCATCAAGAGGTTTCGTCCACAAACCGTGTCTCAGTGGCTACTGAAGCAGCGTTATCGGAGTCAACCTTTCCCGTCACAGACACAACCACCGAGACGACCGCTCGTGCAACTTTATCGACTAGTGCTTTCACAAGCGGACTTGACCTGAAGACACATGCCTTGGGTTCCCTGGATGCGCGTGCTGACGCTTTCACTGCACTGGTTACTTCAACGGACGTGTCACCTTTTGGTCCTGCACATAGGGAGCCGGCAGCGTCGGCCACCGCAACATCGACAATTACCAACGATCCCACACCGCTTTTCACAGAATCTAATACACGTGCTGTGCCTACATATGTACCGGAAAATCCTGCAGCCTCTACGTTGCCGGTGGACCTGGGTGCAGTCTCCGTACGATTAGCTCGATTCACTTCGGCTTCGCCTTCTGCAGCAACACCACCAAGTCTTCCCGCTAACGAGGCCCCACCGACTGTAGTAACGGCCGAAGACATCGCCGTTACAACTGCAACAGACTCTGCCATCACGCATCCAGCCATGGCGCTTTCCCAGACTTCCACACCTGCTTCTTCGCCACCTGAGAGATCAACTGTTATTGATGCCCGCTCGGTTCGCCCGAAAACCCGGTAG